A DNA window from Halomicrobium mukohataei DSM 12286 contains the following coding sequences:
- the nikR gene encoding nickel-responsive transcriptional regulator NikR codes for MSDDLDRISLTLPAEMTTRLDDIVDDWEYDSRSEAIRDALRDFFGAYEWESADDTVHHGTVVVVHDHHVDGIADQLQTIQHEMADLITSVQHIHLSHDTCMETLVVEGAGTAITELANRLRAIGGVNQVKVVVVGD; via the coding sequence ATGAGCGACGATCTGGACCGGATCAGTCTCACGCTCCCGGCGGAGATGACCACGCGGCTCGACGACATCGTCGACGACTGGGAGTACGACAGCCGTTCGGAAGCGATCAGGGACGCCCTGCGTGACTTCTTCGGTGCCTACGAGTGGGAATCGGCCGACGACACCGTCCACCACGGCACCGTCGTCGTCGTCCACGACCACCACGTCGACGGGATCGCCGACCAGCTCCAGACGATCCAACACGAGATGGCCGATCTGATCACGTCGGTCCAGCACATCCACCTCTCGCACGACACCTGCATGGAGACGCTGGTCGTCGAGGGGGCGGGCACTGCGATCACCGAACTGGCGAACCGCCTGCGGGCGATCGGCGGCGTCAATCAGGTCAAGGTCGTCGTCGTCGGCGACTGA
- a CDS encoding archaemetzincin family Zn-dependent metalloprotease, producing MHVDVVPVGDVSARVKREASKGLRTVYDCEVSMHEPQPIPTGAYDADRDQYRAEEFIDLAQRIGSGEKNIAVTPQDLYYRRRNYVFGLAYLSGSGSVISTHRLQTSSDGGFSNRSASDIFGDRVRKEVVHEIGHTLGLEHCDNERCVMKFSPTVREVDVKEQSLCGSCATQVT from the coding sequence ATGCACGTTGACGTCGTGCCGGTGGGAGACGTCTCGGCACGGGTCAAGCGCGAGGCCTCCAAGGGACTGCGGACCGTCTACGACTGCGAGGTCTCGATGCACGAACCCCAGCCGATCCCCACCGGTGCGTACGACGCCGACCGGGACCAGTACCGGGCCGAGGAGTTCATCGATCTCGCCCAGCGAATCGGGAGCGGCGAGAAGAACATCGCGGTCACGCCACAGGACCTGTACTACCGGCGGCGCAACTACGTCTTCGGTCTGGCCTACCTCAGCGGCAGCGGGAGCGTCATCTCGACACACCGGCTCCAGACCTCCTCTGACGGGGGCTTCTCGAATCGGTCCGCGAGCGACATCTTCGGCGACCGGGTCCGGAAGGAGGTCGTCCACGAGATCGGCCACACGCTGGGCCTGGAACACTGTGACAACGAACGCTGCGTGATGAAGTTCTCCCCCACGGTCCGCGAGGTCGACGTCAAAGAGCAGTCGCTGTGTGGCTCCTGTGCGACACAGGTGACGTAG
- a CDS encoding energy-coupling factor ABC transporter permease: MHIPDGFLDLWIAVVCAALAGGTLVVAARRADGELTDTTAPVLGIVAAGLFAAQMLNWPIPGGTSAHFVGGAFAAILLGPHLGALCVATVVTIQALVFGDGGLVVLGANVLNMAVVEVYVGYGLYRLLAGHNEFVAAFVAGWLGITAGAVAAALQLGASSAFAYELVTTVSIMGVGHLLLGLIEGGITAVVYRYVADARPDLFPTATTTEVAA, from the coding sequence ATGCACATTCCGGACGGATTCCTCGATCTGTGGATCGCCGTCGTCTGTGCCGCCCTCGCTGGCGGGACGCTCGTCGTCGCTGCACGACGCGCCGACGGCGAGCTGACCGACACCACTGCGCCGGTGCTCGGTATCGTCGCCGCCGGCCTGTTCGCCGCACAGATGCTCAACTGGCCGATTCCCGGCGGCACCAGCGCTCACTTCGTCGGCGGCGCGTTCGCCGCGATCCTGCTCGGTCCCCACCTCGGTGCGCTCTGTGTCGCCACCGTCGTGACGATCCAGGCGCTCGTGTTCGGCGACGGCGGGCTCGTCGTCCTCGGCGCGAACGTCCTGAACATGGCCGTCGTCGAGGTGTACGTCGGCTACGGTCTCTACCGGCTGCTGGCCGGCCACAACGAGTTCGTGGCCGCCTTCGTCGCCGGCTGGCTGGGGATCACGGCCGGTGCCGTGGCCGCCGCGCTCCAGCTCGGTGCCTCCTCGGCGTTCGCCTACGAGCTGGTGACGACCGTCTCCATCATGGGTGTCGGGCACCTCCTCCTTGGGCTGATCGAGGGCGGAATCACCGCTGTCGTCTACCGCTACGTCGCCGACGCCCGGCCGGATCTGTTCCCGACCGCGACGACGACGGAGGTGGCCGCGTGA
- a CDS encoding PINc/VapC family ATPase, giving the protein MDIVPDTSVVIDGRVSERIEADADPDSEVEGTGFAGATVVVPEAVVGELEAQANDGRETGWEGLEELQRLVSLDEDGTIDVEYVGRRPDAVEKREAGEGEIDALIRDVAQDRGATLVTSDDVQAEVASAKGIPVEFLDPIERTIDRLTIENFFDEATMSVHLKVGVAPFAKRGSIGDMAYQPIRDDPATESELRGYAADIEEAAHASPEGFVELSEPGMTIIQYRDFRIAIARPPFSDALEITAVRPIVKTELDDYEHADELRDRLTDHQRGVLISGSPGAGKSTFAQAVGEFLVDADYAVKTMEKPRDLQVGDEITQYTELGGSMEKTADSLLMVRPDYTIYDEVRKTDDFEVFADMRLAGVGMIGVVHATRAIDALQRLIGRVELGLIPQIVDTVIYIEAGEVHTVYDVTTEVKVPDGLMEEDLARPVILIRDFETGEPKYEIYTFNRQVVTVPLDDEDGGGPGSDSGVDRIAKQEIEREIRSIAHGHVEVELKSPDTAVVWVEESDISQVIGKGGGRITDVENRLGIDIDVRTLAEKPSGSSASSTAGGGANAPGQIVTPEITSRHVQIPMDGHQGDTVEVQADGEYLFTATVSRGGEIQVSRGSAIAEELEQAIDRGKTITVVPS; this is encoded by the coding sequence ATGGATATTGTACCGGACACGAGCGTGGTCATCGACGGCCGCGTGTCCGAGCGGATCGAAGCCGACGCGGATCCCGACTCCGAGGTCGAGGGGACGGGCTTTGCGGGCGCGACCGTCGTCGTCCCCGAAGCGGTCGTGGGCGAACTCGAAGCACAGGCCAACGACGGCCGAGAGACCGGCTGGGAGGGGCTCGAAGAGCTCCAGCGCCTCGTCTCGCTGGACGAAGACGGCACCATCGACGTGGAGTACGTCGGCCGTCGGCCCGACGCCGTCGAGAAGCGCGAGGCCGGCGAGGGCGAGATCGACGCGCTCATCCGGGACGTGGCACAGGACCGCGGGGCGACGCTGGTGACGAGCGACGACGTGCAGGCCGAGGTCGCCAGCGCGAAGGGCATCCCAGTGGAGTTTCTCGACCCGATCGAGCGGACGATCGATCGCCTGACCATCGAGAACTTCTTCGACGAGGCCACGATGAGCGTCCACCTCAAGGTCGGCGTCGCGCCCTTCGCCAAGCGCGGGTCGATCGGCGACATGGCCTACCAGCCGATCCGAGACGACCCCGCGACCGAGTCCGAACTGCGCGGGTACGCCGCCGACATCGAGGAGGCGGCCCACGCCAGTCCCGAGGGGTTCGTCGAGCTGTCCGAGCCGGGCATGACGATCATCCAGTACCGGGACTTCCGGATCGCCATCGCGCGCCCGCCCTTCTCGGACGCCCTGGAGATCACGGCCGTCAGACCGATCGTCAAGACGGAACTGGACGACTACGAGCACGCCGACGAGCTGCGCGACCGGCTCACCGACCACCAGCGGGGCGTCCTCATCTCGGGCTCGCCCGGTGCCGGGAAGTCGACCTTCGCCCAGGCCGTCGGGGAGTTCCTCGTCGACGCCGACTACGCCGTCAAGACGATGGAAAAGCCCCGCGACCTCCAGGTCGGCGACGAGATCACCCAGTACACCGAGCTGGGCGGTTCGATGGAGAAGACCGCCGACTCGCTGTTGATGGTCCGGCCGGACTACACCATCTACGACGAGGTCCGCAAGACCGACGACTTCGAGGTCTTTGCCGACATGCGACTGGCCGGCGTCGGGATGATCGGCGTCGTCCACGCGACGCGGGCCATCGACGCCCTGCAACGGCTGATCGGCCGTGTCGAACTCGGGCTGATCCCGCAGATCGTCGACACCGTCATCTACATCGAGGCCGGCGAGGTCCACACCGTCTACGACGTGACGACGGAGGTCAAGGTCCCCGACGGCCTGATGGAGGAGGATCTGGCTCGCCCGGTCATCCTCATCCGGGACTTCGAGACCGGCGAACCCAAGTACGAGATCTACACGTTCAACCGCCAGGTCGTCACGGTGCCACTGGACGACGAGGACGGCGGTGGCCCCGGCTCCGACTCGGGCGTCGACCGCATCGCGAAACAGGAGATCGAACGGGAGATCCGCTCGATCGCACACGGCCACGTCGAAGTGGAGCTGAAGAGCCCCGACACCGCCGTCGTCTGGGTCGAAGAGAGCGACATCTCGCAGGTCATCGGCAAGGGCGGCGGGCGCATCACGGACGTGGAGAACCGCCTGGGAATCGACATCGACGTGCGCACGCTGGCCGAGAAGCCGAGCGGCTCCTCGGCGTCGAGCACTGCCGGCGGCGGCGCGAACGCGCCGGGCCAGATCGTCACCCCGGAGATCACCTCCCGACACGTCCAAATCCCGATGGACGGTCATCAGGGCGACACCGTGGAAGTGCAGGCCGACGGCGAGTACCTCTTTACCGCGACGGTCTCGCGGGGCGGCGAGATCCAGGTCTCGCGTGGCTCTGCCATCGCCGAGGAGCTAGAGCAGGCCATCGACCGCGGCAAGACGATCACCGTCGTTCCCTCCTAG
- a CDS encoding UPF0146 family protein, translated as MNDPRSPLVDRLADFECVVEVGVGRRPDVARRLARRGVDVTVTDVVRRDVPRALAFVLDDVTDPDPSVYADAEAVYALNCPPELHRPLRALAREHGAVCYFTTLGGDQPAVAVDREQLPGGETLYRVRQDGPKGK; from the coding sequence GTGAACGACCCACGCAGCCCTCTCGTCGATCGATTGGCCGACTTCGAGTGCGTCGTCGAGGTCGGCGTCGGCCGACGGCCGGACGTGGCACGACGACTCGCTCGGCGGGGCGTCGACGTGACCGTCACGGACGTGGTTCGGCGGGACGTGCCGCGGGCGCTCGCCTTCGTCCTGGACGACGTGACCGATCCGGACCCGAGCGTCTACGCCGACGCCGAGGCCGTCTACGCGCTGAACTGCCCGCCCGAACTGCACCGTCCGCTGCGCGCCCTCGCCCGCGAGCACGGCGCAGTCTGTTATTTCACGACGCTGGGCGGCGACCAGCCCGCCGTCGCGGTCGACCGCGAGCAACTGCCCGGCGGCGAGACGCTGTACCGCGTCCGCCAGGACGGGCCGAAAGGCAAGTGA
- a CDS encoding TIGR01548 family HAD-type hydrolase has product MHVDAVVLDIDGVLVDVADSYRRAIVESIERLYGETIDRSAIQSFKDAGGFNNDWELTHAGALYVLASREGLDQTVEAFTDGIAQRGGGRDAAEAIVREALTPNAREDVFDAWDPDQLRDVFQMLYLGAELYREIEGREPRIAEPGFVNDEPVIVDPETIAALQADYDVGVVTGRPAPEADIALERAGLDVADEHRFTMDDWEAGKPDPHALVTLAERFDADRIAFAGDTLDDVRTAVNANESDGRVYDGIGVLTGGLTGETGRQKFTRAGAAAVVESVDDLPELLSPRSTDR; this is encoded by the coding sequence ATGCACGTGGATGCGGTCGTCCTGGACATCGACGGCGTGCTCGTCGACGTGGCCGATTCCTACCGACGGGCCATCGTCGAGTCAATCGAGCGGCTGTACGGCGAGACGATCGACCGGTCGGCGATCCAGTCGTTCAAGGACGCTGGCGGGTTCAACAACGACTGGGAGCTGACTCACGCCGGGGCGCTGTACGTGCTCGCGAGCCGCGAGGGACTCGACCAGACGGTCGAGGCGTTCACCGACGGGATCGCCCAGCGGGGCGGTGGCCGGGACGCCGCCGAGGCGATCGTCCGGGAGGCGCTGACGCCGAACGCCCGCGAGGACGTCTTCGACGCCTGGGACCCCGACCAGCTCCGGGACGTGTTCCAGATGCTCTATCTGGGCGCGGAGCTGTACCGCGAGATCGAGGGCCGCGAGCCCCGCATCGCCGAACCGGGGTTCGTCAACGACGAGCCGGTCATCGTCGATCCGGAGACGATCGCGGCCCTGCAGGCCGACTACGACGTGGGCGTCGTCACCGGCCGTCCCGCTCCAGAGGCCGACATCGCGCTGGAACGGGCCGGTCTCGACGTGGCCGACGAGCACCGCTTCACCATGGACGACTGGGAGGCCGGCAAGCCCGATCCCCACGCGCTGGTGACGCTGGCCGAGCGGTTCGACGCCGACCGGATCGCCTTCGCCGGGGACACGCTCGACGACGTGCGAACGGCCGTCAACGCTAACGAGTCCGACGGCCGAGTGTACGACGGTATCGGCGTCCTCACCGGGGGACTCACGGGCGAGACGGGACGACAGAAGTTCACCCGTGCCGGCGCGGCCGCCGTCGTCGAGAGCGTCGACGACCTCCCGGAGCTGCTCTCGCCGCGGTCGACGGACCGTTAG
- the npdG gene encoding NADPH-dependent F420 reductase — translation MEIALLGGTGDIGEGLALRWAADSAHDVLVGSRDPERAAAKATEYATALDDRGRDASVEGLGNVEAARRADVIVTAVPAYHLTDTVESIADELSPDDVLVSPAVGMKRDEDGFHYNRPGVGSVTQLAANAAPDDVPVVGAFHNLAAGRLADLDADLDWDTVVVGDETDAKDTVIELAESIEGLRALDGGPLANAAEIEGLTPLLINVARHNDGLHDLGVRFQ, via the coding sequence ATGGAAATCGCCCTACTCGGCGGCACCGGCGACATCGGCGAGGGACTGGCACTGCGGTGGGCCGCGGACTCCGCCCACGACGTGCTCGTCGGCTCGCGCGATCCGGAGCGCGCAGCAGCGAAAGCGACGGAGTACGCGACGGCACTCGACGACCGCGGCCGTGACGCGAGCGTCGAGGGGCTGGGCAACGTCGAGGCCGCCCGGCGCGCGGACGTGATCGTCACCGCCGTCCCCGCCTACCACCTCACCGACACCGTCGAGTCCATCGCCGACGAACTCTCGCCTGACGACGTGCTCGTCTCTCCCGCGGTCGGTATGAAACGCGACGAGGACGGCTTTCACTACAACCGGCCCGGCGTCGGCAGCGTCACGCAGCTGGCGGCCAACGCTGCCCCCGACGACGTCCCCGTCGTCGGCGCGTTCCACAACCTCGCGGCCGGCCGGCTCGCCGACCTCGACGCCGACCTCGACTGGGACACCGTCGTCGTCGGCGACGAGACCGACGCCAAGGACACCGTGATCGAGTTGGCCGAGTCGATCGAGGGACTGCGCGCGCTCGACGGCGGCCCGCTGGCCAACGCCGCGGAGATCGAGGGACTGACGCCGCTGCTGATCAACGTTGCCCGACACAACGACGGCCTCCACGATCTCGGCGTCCGATTCCAGTAG